One Moorella sp. E308F DNA segment encodes these proteins:
- the hisZ gene encoding ATP phosphoribosyltransferase regulatory subunit, whose protein sequence is MAGNWNNLQVPAGVRDLLPAEAAALRELEQELVAFFQSWGYQEVLTPTFEFVETFQAGSPAGDEGSLYKFIDREGRVLALRPEMTAPIARLVATSLRREALPLRLCYSARVFRYEEPQAGRLREFHQAGVELIGAGGVAADGEIIALAVETLLKAGLKDFRLGIGQVAVTKGVLQDLDLPREAVARIKVALAGKDLVGLERLVDEYSLTGLKRRQLELLATLHGGKEALEEARANFIQTGAAAALAGLEEVWQALTAYGLEKWLFIDLGILRDFDYYTGIVFEGYVPGLGVPVCGGGRYDGLVGQFGYPCPATGFALGLERVLMARGEGQGGGQGGYLVAGRDLAAVLRRARELRRPGVMVIIDGGSQNRQEAAARAAARGLALVWVD, encoded by the coding sequence GTGGCCGGCAACTGGAATAATCTCCAGGTACCGGCGGGGGTGCGGGACCTGCTGCCGGCAGAGGCAGCTGCCCTCAGGGAACTGGAGCAGGAACTGGTGGCTTTCTTTCAAAGTTGGGGTTACCAGGAAGTGCTGACCCCGACTTTTGAATTTGTGGAAACTTTTCAGGCCGGCTCTCCCGCTGGGGATGAAGGGAGCCTCTACAAATTTATCGACCGCGAGGGACGGGTTCTCGCCTTACGGCCGGAGATGACGGCCCCTATTGCCCGCCTGGTGGCTACATCGTTACGGCGTGAGGCCTTACCGTTACGCCTGTGTTACAGCGCCAGGGTATTTCGCTATGAAGAACCCCAGGCCGGGCGCCTGCGGGAATTTCACCAGGCCGGGGTGGAACTCATCGGTGCCGGGGGTGTGGCGGCCGATGGGGAGATTATTGCCCTGGCGGTAGAAACCTTGTTAAAGGCCGGCTTGAAGGACTTTCGTTTAGGCATTGGCCAGGTGGCCGTCACCAAGGGCGTACTCCAGGACCTGGACCTGCCCCGGGAGGCGGTGGCGAGGATTAAAGTAGCCCTGGCCGGCAAGGACCTGGTGGGGCTGGAGCGGCTTGTCGACGAGTATAGTCTTACGGGGTTGAAGAGGCGGCAGCTGGAACTCCTCGCCACTTTACATGGCGGTAAAGAGGCCCTGGAGGAAGCCCGGGCCAATTTTATCCAGACCGGAGCAGCCGCTGCCCTGGCCGGCCTGGAAGAAGTATGGCAGGCGCTGACAGCTTACGGGCTGGAAAAGTGGCTCTTCATTGACCTGGGTATTTTACGGGATTTTGATTATTACACCGGTATCGTTTTTGAAGGTTATGTACCGGGCCTGGGAGTACCCGTCTGCGGCGGCGGGCGCTACGATGGCCTGGTGGGCCAGTTTGGTTACCCCTGCCCAGCCACCGGCTTTGCCCTGGGACTGGAGCGGGTGCTCATGGCCCGGGGCGAAGGGCAGGGAGGCGGGCAGGGTGGTTACCTGGTGGCCGGCCGGGACCTGGCGGCTGTTTTGCGCCGGGCACGAGAATTGCGCCGGCCGGGGGTAATGGTAATTATAGATGGGGGAAGTCAAAACCGCCAGGAAGCAGCAGCCCGGGCCGCCGCCCGGGGGTTGGCCCTGGTTTGGGTGGATTAG
- a CDS encoding spore germination protein, whose translation MPGPYRKPLRAALFRRRQPSGKQDNKGHSKGSKAQKAPYPPLEEYQLTAELKLNLEQLQRIFAKCSDVVNRDFYLGQAIKAALFYIDGLADKKLIEDTLMRTLQQAPPQLARDLADKTRDLAAVMETVMPMTDVAVVDNMGAVVKHVLDGDTVLLLDGYNKGLALSTRSWEHRAIDDPITESVVRGPRESFIESLRTNTALLRRRLKTPSLKMELVCLGRYTMTNIVITYIEDLADPAVVREVRQRLERIQIDGILESAYIEELIEDNPTSPFPQIDHTERPDKVVAALLEGRVGILVDNTPFALIVPTLFIQFIQSSEDYYERYYLSSFLRLGRFIALNVALLLPAFYVAASTFHQEMLPTNLLIRLASQREGIPFPAVVEALIMELSFELLREAGVRLPRQVGQAVSIVGALVIGEAAVSAGLVSPAMVIVVALTGISSFALPSFAMAITLRLLRFIMLVLAGTLGFYGIMLGLLAILVHLNTLRSFGVPYLAPVTPWNFSDFKDVLIRTPRWAMNSRPSQIGYRDPVRQGAGLKPTPPASSNPPPEEGRS comes from the coding sequence TTGCCCGGTCCTTACCGCAAGCCCTTAAGGGCGGCTCTTTTCCGCCGCCGGCAGCCTTCAGGAAAGCAGGATAACAAGGGTCATTCCAAGGGTAGTAAGGCTCAAAAGGCACCTTACCCGCCCCTGGAGGAATACCAGCTCACTGCCGAACTGAAGCTCAACCTGGAACAGCTGCAGAGAATCTTTGCCAAATGCAGCGATGTCGTCAACCGCGATTTTTACCTCGGCCAGGCTATTAAAGCAGCCCTTTTTTATATCGACGGCCTGGCCGACAAAAAGCTCATTGAAGATACCCTGATGCGCACCCTGCAGCAGGCACCTCCGCAGCTGGCCCGGGACCTGGCAGACAAAACCCGGGACCTGGCCGCGGTTATGGAAACCGTCATGCCCATGACGGATGTGGCCGTAGTTGATAACATGGGGGCCGTGGTTAAACACGTCCTGGACGGGGATACGGTCCTGCTCCTGGATGGGTATAATAAAGGCCTGGCCTTAAGCACCCGTTCCTGGGAACACCGTGCTATTGATGATCCCATTACCGAGAGCGTGGTCCGGGGCCCACGGGAAAGCTTCATTGAGAGCTTACGCACTAATACCGCCCTCCTCCGGCGCAGGTTGAAAACTCCGTCCCTCAAAATGGAACTTGTTTGCCTGGGCCGCTATACCATGACTAATATTGTCATCACCTATATAGAAGACCTGGCCGACCCGGCGGTAGTCCGGGAAGTGCGCCAGCGGCTGGAGCGGATTCAAATTGATGGTATCCTGGAAAGCGCCTACATTGAGGAACTTATAGAAGATAACCCTACTTCCCCCTTTCCCCAGATCGACCATACGGAACGGCCGGACAAGGTGGTGGCCGCCCTGCTGGAAGGCCGGGTGGGCATCCTGGTGGATAATACTCCCTTTGCCCTCATCGTACCGACCCTTTTTATCCAGTTTATCCAGTCCAGTGAAGACTACTATGAACGCTATTACCTTTCCAGTTTCCTGCGGCTGGGTCGTTTTATCGCCCTGAATGTAGCCCTGCTCCTGCCGGCTTTCTATGTAGCTGCCAGCACTTTTCATCAGGAAATGTTACCTACCAACCTCCTGATAAGGCTGGCCTCACAGCGGGAAGGCATACCTTTCCCGGCTGTAGTAGAAGCGTTGATCATGGAACTTAGTTTTGAACTCCTGCGGGAAGCCGGCGTGCGCCTGCCAAGGCAAGTTGGCCAGGCGGTAAGCATTGTTGGGGCTTTGGTTATTGGGGAAGCGGCTGTGAGCGCCGGCCTGGTGTCCCCAGCCATGGTAATTGTCGTAGCCCTGACGGGGATCAGCTCTTTTGCCCTCCCGTCCTTCGCCATGGCCATCACCCTGCGCCTCCTGCGTTTTATCATGCTCGTCCTGGCCGGCACCCTGGGCTTTTACGGTATTATGCTGGGGTTGCTGGCCATCTTGGTACATCTTAATACCTTACGTTCCTTCGGGGTACCCTACCTGGCGCCCGTCACCCCCTGGAATTTTAGCGATTTTAAAGACGTCCTGATCCGAACACCACGCTGGGCCATGAACTCCCGGCCCAGCCAGATCGGTTATCGCGATCCGGTGCGTCAGGGAGCCGGGCTAAAGCCCACCCCGCCAGCCAGCTCCAATCCCCCGCCGGAGGAGGGCCGGTCCTGA
- a CDS encoding GerAB/ArcD/ProY family transporter: MREEGYISPRQAAVMLWFAILPTAILFLPALLALRAHQDAWLSVIVATLAAAAVALVVYLLAQRFPHHTLFQYCELILGPVAGKIVAFIFVLAFFLLDAVVIREFSEFLVTAVMPETPALFFSLSIVAVAVYAARNGLEVIARCTDFILPLMVAFIAIVLLFATPEMAPRNLLPVLENGFRPVLGGALVTWSFLGQIFILATFGAFVNPPRALRASLVSGLLGIAFFLSLVTMGTILVFGCCEAARLTFAAYALARVVSLGQFFERIEALFLAIWVGGVFIKITLNLYVVALGLATVTGLKEYRPLVAPLGALNVAVAALLYRNISEIRHDLLMVEPGWTLTWQLILPLFLLIMAWLRGKRRTGI; this comes from the coding sequence ATGCGGGAAGAAGGCTATATCAGTCCCCGCCAGGCGGCGGTCATGCTGTGGTTTGCCATCCTGCCTACAGCCATCCTTTTTTTGCCGGCTTTGCTGGCTTTGCGGGCGCACCAGGACGCCTGGTTGTCGGTCATAGTGGCCACCCTGGCTGCCGCCGCAGTGGCGCTGGTTGTCTACCTGCTGGCCCAGCGTTTCCCCCACCATACCCTTTTCCAGTACTGCGAGCTGATTTTAGGCCCTGTGGCGGGTAAAATAGTAGCCTTTATCTTTGTCCTGGCCTTTTTCCTGCTGGATGCGGTAGTCATCCGGGAGTTCAGCGAGTTCCTGGTCACGGCGGTTATGCCGGAAACGCCGGCTTTATTCTTCAGCCTCAGTATCGTCGCCGTGGCCGTCTATGCCGCCCGCAACGGTCTGGAGGTCATCGCCAGGTGCACGGACTTTATCCTGCCTCTGATGGTGGCCTTTATTGCCATCGTCCTCCTTTTTGCCACTCCGGAAATGGCGCCCCGCAATCTCTTGCCCGTCCTGGAAAACGGCTTCCGGCCGGTTCTGGGGGGTGCCCTGGTGACCTGGAGCTTTCTGGGCCAGATATTCATCCTGGCTACTTTCGGTGCCTTCGTTAACCCGCCTCGAGCCCTGAGAGCCAGCCTGGTCAGCGGGCTGCTGGGGATAGCCTTTTTCCTCAGCCTGGTGACTATGGGCACCATTCTTGTCTTCGGCTGCTGCGAAGCTGCCCGCCTGACCTTTGCCGCTTACGCCCTGGCGCGGGTGGTCTCTTTGGGTCAGTTTTTTGAGCGCATCGAAGCCCTGTTCCTGGCCATCTGGGTAGGGGGGGTATTTATCAAAATAACCCTTAACCTCTATGTAGTGGCCCTGGGCTTGGCCACCGTCACCGGGCTCAAGGAGTACCGACCCCTGGTTGCCCCCCTGGGGGCGTTAAATGTTGCCGTAGCGGCCCTCCTTTACCGGAACATCAGCGAGATCCGCCACGATCTCCTCATGGTAGAACCAGGGTGGACCCTGACCTGGCAGCTTATTTTACCCTTATTTTTGCTCATAATGGCCTGGCTTCGAGGTAAAAGGAGGACGGGGATATGA
- the wrbA gene encoding NAD(P)H:quinone oxidoreductase: MAGETKILVVFYSLYGNTAKLARAVGAGVTEIPGCTAILKRVPETMPRETLQQLEKSAAYQKAQEEMKDISIATLEDLQDVDGVIFGSPSHFGNAAAQLKQFIDATVPLWGKGQLAGKVGGVFCTSGSIHGGNEATLISMLLPLLHHGMIIVGRTYEDFSLVNAGTPYGASATSGPNHDQPPTDQDQVIARSLGKRIATVAQKLKG; this comes from the coding sequence TTGGCCGGTGAGACAAAGATTTTGGTGGTTTTCTACAGCCTCTACGGTAATACGGCTAAACTTGCCCGGGCTGTAGGGGCCGGGGTTACAGAAATACCCGGCTGCACTGCCATCTTGAAGCGGGTCCCGGAAACCATGCCGCGGGAAACCCTGCAGCAGCTTGAGAAATCGGCGGCTTATCAAAAGGCCCAGGAGGAAATGAAGGACATTTCCATAGCCACCCTGGAAGACCTCCAGGATGTCGATGGGGTAATCTTCGGCAGCCCCAGCCACTTTGGTAATGCCGCGGCCCAGTTAAAACAATTTATCGATGCTACTGTTCCTTTATGGGGTAAAGGTCAACTGGCCGGTAAAGTTGGGGGTGTCTTCTGTACCTCGGGTAGCATTCACGGGGGTAACGAAGCTACTCTTATTTCCATGCTCCTGCCCCTGCTCCATCACGGCATGATTATCGTCGGCCGGACCTATGAAGATTTTAGCCTGGTCAACGCCGGAACTCCCTACGGAGCTTCCGCCACCTCCGGTCCCAACCATGACCAGCCGCCCACGGACCAGGACCAGGTCATCGCCCGTTCCCTGGGTAAACGTATTGCCACGGTGGCTCAGAAGCTAAAGGGGTAG
- a CDS encoding YerC/YecD family TrpR-related protein encodes MGRDKLQDPQVDELFRAILALENLDECYRFFEDLCTTAEIKAMAQRLAVARYLRQGVTYAAIAAATGASTATISRVKRFLNYGADGYNLILDRLDKRE; translated from the coding sequence ATGGGCCGGGATAAGTTGCAGGACCCCCAGGTTGATGAACTGTTCCGCGCTATTTTAGCCCTGGAGAACCTGGATGAATGCTACCGCTTCTTTGAAGACCTGTGTACTACCGCTGAAATCAAGGCCATGGCCCAGCGCCTGGCCGTAGCCCGCTACTTACGCCAGGGGGTTACCTATGCGGCCATTGCCGCCGCTACAGGGGCCAGTACAGCCACCATCAGCCGGGTCAAGCGTTTTTTAAACTATGGCGCCGACGGCTACAACCTCATCCTGGATCGCCTGGATAAAAGGGAGTAA
- a CDS encoding Ger(x)C family spore germination protein has protein sequence MKARLRLTLALLLLALMLPVLAGCWSRHEIEELAIVMAVALDAAPGDLVRLSVYIVIPRAIAGGPSMGGGGGGEPDKVGEVISATGSDFAQATRRLESLVPRRLLWAQNRVLILGEELARQGLHYLDLFTRERQMRLTTPVLITRGEARKVLEVPPGIELMPGTILTGILRNRTTFKVELKDLLAMWEAPGDNPALPLVVMTPTPEQESREARGGDDDKGQKGGNKEEGKKNQPEAVVIKGAGAFRDDRLISWLDEREINGLMWLRGEVREGVITVTLSIPTGGNFPGQEQGQKRGQTITPDQGQGQPAGPVEGQGQNPSQNQARARTQGQASVIFHRASTEVKPRVEGSQVTFNVEIRGNCDLTEATVSLNPDRSEHLLAIQEAVNRAVEERVLAAVHKAQQEIRADIFGLGETLHRSNVRYWRQVQDRWNEEFTRAKIQVKVDLYLNRLGMTNRTPGKTLDIGGKGATQGSTR, from the coding sequence ATGAAGGCCCGGCTGCGTTTAACCCTGGCCCTTCTTTTACTGGCTCTTATGTTACCCGTGCTTGCGGGCTGCTGGAGCCGTCATGAGATTGAAGAGCTGGCCATTGTCATGGCCGTGGCTCTGGATGCCGCCCCAGGGGACCTGGTACGCCTGAGCGTTTATATAGTTATCCCCCGGGCCATAGCTGGCGGGCCGTCCATGGGTGGTGGTGGCGGTGGGGAACCGGATAAAGTAGGGGAAGTTATCAGCGCCACCGGCAGCGACTTTGCCCAGGCAACCCGGCGGCTGGAAAGTTTGGTGCCGCGGCGTCTTTTATGGGCCCAGAACCGGGTGTTGATTCTTGGTGAGGAGCTGGCCCGGCAGGGGCTTCATTACCTGGACCTCTTTACCCGCGAGCGCCAGATGCGGCTGACGACACCGGTATTGATTACCCGGGGCGAAGCCCGTAAAGTACTGGAAGTGCCGCCGGGCATTGAATTAATGCCCGGGACGATTTTAACCGGTATTTTGCGCAACCGGACCACCTTTAAAGTGGAACTAAAGGATCTTCTTGCCATGTGGGAGGCGCCGGGAGATAACCCCGCCCTGCCCCTGGTGGTAATGACGCCGACGCCGGAGCAGGAAAGCCGCGAGGCGAGAGGCGGTGATGATGATAAGGGCCAGAAGGGCGGTAACAAGGAGGAGGGGAAAAAGAACCAACCCGAGGCCGTAGTCATTAAAGGTGCCGGGGCTTTCCGCGATGACCGTTTAATCAGCTGGCTGGATGAAAGGGAGATCAACGGCCTCATGTGGCTGCGGGGGGAAGTAAGGGAGGGGGTTATTACCGTAACTTTGTCAATACCGACCGGGGGTAATTTCCCGGGGCAGGAGCAGGGGCAGAAAAGGGGTCAAACTATTACACCGGACCAGGGGCAGGGACAGCCTGCCGGGCCGGTAGAGGGGCAGGGGCAAAACCCTTCCCAGAATCAAGCCCGGGCCAGAACCCAGGGCCAGGCCTCGGTGATTTTTCACCGCGCCTCTACGGAGGTTAAACCCCGGGTTGAAGGCAGCCAGGTAACTTTTAACGTAGAAATCCGGGGCAACTGTGACTTAACGGAAGCTACAGTTAGCCTGAACCCCGACCGGTCGGAACATTTGCTGGCCATTCAGGAGGCTGTCAACAGGGCCGTGGAAGAGCGGGTCCTGGCTGCCGTGCATAAGGCCCAGCAGGAAATCCGGGCGGACATCTTTGGTCTTGGCGAAACCCTGCACCGCAGCAACGTTCGCTACTGGCGCCAGGTCCAGGACCGCTGGAACGAAGAGTTTACCCGTGCTAAAATCCAGGTTAAGGTGGATTTGTATCTGAACCGGCTGGGAATGACCAACAGGACACCAGGTAAAACCCTGGATATTGGCGGCAAGGGCGCCACTCAGGGCAGTACCAGGTAG